Part of the Leptospira yasudae genome is shown below.
AGAGCCTGTAATTCCGAGATCCGGTTCCAAATGTCTTCTGATTGCGAGAGATAATATCGAAAAAAGATACACCGCATTCGGATTTGAAAAAATCGATTCGATCAAAACGAAGATAGCGGATCTGGTTGAACTGGAAGTTAAAGAAGATAAAGCATTTATAAATTATAAAAATATAATTAAACTAACGATCGACGACGAAGGATTTCTTTTGGATCTGGGCGGAAAAACGCTCAAAATTCAGGGAGATATAGAGCAGGACGGAGATTTTAAAACGACCGGAAAAATGGAGGCGAAGAAAGAAATAACCGCATTTGCGGATTCTTCCAATTCCGTCGGATTATCGACGCACTTGACCGATTACGTGGATACACCGGTCGGGCCTTCCGTTTCGAGCAAACCAAAGGCAGGCACCTAATGATCGATTTTGCGAACGATCCGACTCGATTCGGAGATTTGGTTTTGGATTCTTCGGACGATGATTTGTTAAGCGACGGAAACGCCGTAAGAGTCGTTTTATCCGAAGTTAGGGAAATGTTCGAAATGACTGTTGGAGACGATATCGATTATCCAGAAATCTACAGTAGACAAAGAATAGCGCTCAATTCAACGGAGTACGCCGATCAAGCAGCGAGGATTCGCGATGCGGAGAGAATTCTTAAATTGCATCCGTTGGTCGATCCGCGCTCCATCGACGTTTCTCTCGATGTGGAAAGTCGAATCGTAGTTGATTTCCGATTAAAAACCGGAGAGTCGATCAAAGGAATTCTAATGAAATGAGCGAAATGAATAATGAAAACGAAATATATTTTTAAGGAGGTAGGAAATGAATTTAAACATAACGAAAGAACAAGTTCTTGCGGATCATCTTCAAAGCGTAAAGGCTTCCGGAGTATTTAAGAATCATACGTTTAGTCCGACTTCGAAAACGTTTTCAATTTTGAGAGCGGTATCGAATGCGGTATTTTTATTCATCGATACCGATCTTGTATCCGTTCAGAAAGCGATTCATCCGCATACCGCGGAAGACGATGCTCTTCACGAACATTTAATCCGAAGGGGAATGCAATGGAAACCCGCGCTTCCATCGATCATTAAAGTGAGAATAGGATCTTCCGTTCAGTCTGTTGTCGATCGGCAAATCCCGCAATCATTGATCGTAACTACTGCGGGCAATGAGGATCAAAGAGTCCGTTTTTTTCTGCAAGAATCCTTGGTATTGCCCGCCGGAGTCGCAGCCGACGCTCAGGGAAAATTTACGATAGAGGCTCTTGTTCAATGTACGATTGATGGTCCGATCGGAAACGTGGTGTCCGGTTCGATCAATACGATTGAAAATCCACCGGATGGTATCGATTATGTTTCGAACATCGAGATCAGTCCCGTTCAACAAGGACAATATCGGGAAACCAGAACTTCCGTAAGAGCTCGTTTGCAAAATGCGGAAGGCGTTTCTTCCAAGTGGACTCCAGCTTGGTATATTGGAGAAGCGGAAACATTCTCCTTCGTAAAACGCGCCATCTTTAAAAGTGCAAAAACATTGAAGACCGACGGAGAAGTGAAAGTTCTTTTACAGGGTACGGTTGGTCCGTTGACAAGCGCGCAGTTGATTCAAGTTGGGGATCATTTCAACTCGGAAGAAAACGATCCGGGAGGGGTGGCCCACGTTATAGTGGATAATATTTCGGAAACCCTGATCAACAAAACGGTTACGGTAAAATTTTCTTCGTCGGATACGATTCCGAGTCAGGTGGTTTTGGATCAGATCAAGGATGAATACTTTCTTTCTCTTTCCGAAGGTCAGGACTTTGTGGATGCCCAGTTAAAGGCTTTGTACCAATCTCTTCCGAATTGTATCGATGTGGAATTTAATCCATTAGGAAACGTTGATGTACCAGCAGGCTCGTTGGCCAACGCGGGCCCGGGATTTCAAGTGATCGGTGCGGTCTATGTCTGATAAGTTTAATTTCGATTTTGATTCTTACGTTTGGAAGAATCAAAGAAATCTAATTCGAAAGCTGGGAAACTCGAGTCTTTTTTATCGAATTCTAAAATCGATCCTTTCCGTTTTGAACGAAAGGGCCGTGAGATTGAATTGGTTATATCGTCAAATGTGGCTTGAGACGAGCGACGGTTTCGGTCTGATTCTTTGGGGAGCAAGATATAAGATTCAAAAACTCCCTGGAGAAACGGACGAGTCCTATAGGAATAGACTTTTACTGGCAAAGCTATTTAAGATGTCGATCGCGTCGGTTTCTTCGAAACGACAAGTAGTTCAATTCTCTACCGGCTTGAATCCGGAAGCGATTCGGTATTCTAAGATTTACGAAGCCGAAGAAACGAAAGATTGTTTTGTAATGGGGGGCGCCCCCGATCAAAGAATGATGTCGCGGAAATATATGTTGTTTCGATATCGATTTTTATTTCCCAAGCTCGCCGATTCTTTCAATCGCAACAGTTTGGTTCAGTCGATGGAAAACGTCAACATAGGCGGAAACGTCTGCGAATTTTGGGAAGATCAAGGTCCTTTCGAACCGTTCGTAATGGGCGGAACTTTGACGGGAAAAATGCATTCTCGAAGAGCCGAGAGAATACGAGAATATTCGATTTATTAAATATATAAAAAGCGGAATAAATATCCGTCCCTACTCGATCGCTCCGGATAGGAGCACTTATGGATAAATTATCCGGCATTATCTTTCCAAACGTCGGGAAGCGTGTTTTTCCCGAAGACTGGAGAAAAGAACAAGAATCCAAATCGCAAGAAGTGGTTAATCGTGACCTCGATCTTGTAGGGTGGGGAATTCATAGCGGAGGAACAATCGTAGTCGGTTCAGGATCCAATCGTGTGGATCTGATTGATACTTTGATCGCATATGACAATGAAGGAAAACGCGTTGAAGTCTCTCCTTTATCGGGAATTCCCATTCCTAATAATGCGACATCCACGCTTGTGGTTCGGCATACATTTCTGGAATCTCAGTATGATAGTCCTTCCAATCTTCCCAGTGACGGTCCGAATCTTTGGAGAGACAACTCGTATGAAATTTTCGCAAGACAAGGATCTCTCGCTACCGGTGACATTCCATTGCGATCTGTTTCTTCGAATTCTTCCGGGGTTGTTACGCTTGGTGCGGATCTTAGAATCTGGAGAGGGGTATCTGCAAACAATATCAAGGATGAACAAATTTCCGAAGAAAAACAATCATCTTCGGTTAAAACCGGTCAAGTTACGGACTTGCACGCGGATTTGATCGCAGGCATCAATCCTGATGCGAACAATCCTTTGAAATTCGTAAAAGGAATCAATCAAGCGTATCTTTATTCAAAGAATTTTGCGGAAGTTACTTTCAAGCAGGAAAGAAAATTCTTAGGGGAGATGTTTTGGATGGACGATCTTAGATCTCCTTCCACGGATTTTCCTGCGTTCTGTTTGGCCTCTGCAGATCAAGTCATCAATGCGACCGGGACAGGAGGAATGCCCGATCTCGTTCCGTATTGGTTGAATAAACCACTTCGCTACGACCCTCTTGCAGCAAATATCACCGATTTTGATGCGATCAGCTATGCGATTGTCAGCAATGTGTTAACGGTGACGTTCGCGAATAATGCTGCATGTCAAAAGATAATTGATGCTCTTGTGGAAGATAATCTTGTTCAAGGCGGTTCCTTTACAAATTGGATGACTGGAACGATTCTGCAAACAATCGGAGGGATTCCGGCTAACGCAACATTATCGATTTCCGCTCTTTCTTCTGCAAGCAGAACGATCAGTTTTAGCTGTGCTGCTGCTAATTCAAGCGGTTCTCTTTCGGGTGTGAGGGTTCGATTTTACAAACATCGTCTTCCTGATATTACACCAGGAACTACGGTGACCAATCAGGTTCGGCATTTTGCGGTTCAAGGACGAGGTTTTGTCTCTGTGATGGATACTGATTCTGAATGGATCGGAGGTTTAAGAAGAAGGGATCGATTTCAAGGGCACACAGTTAAGGGACAGTTTGATATGGGTGCGATTGCAATGGCTGGTACTACTGCTTGGGGTTTCACGGGCGTTGATAAATCTTGTGGAGTTCCTGTCACCTACGGATCATATGGTGTACCACGAATTGGTAATACAACCGATTCCCGTGGTTTATCATCATATCCTTATATATTTGTCAAACGAGTTTTATGAAAATTAAACTATACATAGCAAGTTACTTTTAAACTACTCAATCGCTTCTTTTACCAAGGAGAGATATGGAAAAAATATATATTTATTCTTCCGAAATATTGGAGGAATATCCTGCACTATTATCCCAATCGATCGAGTTGGAAGTGGAGCTTTTTAACAGAGATCAGCCTGAAATAAAGAAAAGAAAAATTTATAAAGGATCCTCTTTTCCACCGGAAGGTTATCGGTTCGAAGATGGCGAGTTAAAAGCGCTTTCCCTTTCGGAAAAAGCGGATCGTGGTTTAATCTCCATCCCGGAAGATCAGAAAATTGAAAACGAACGACTTGTTCCAAAAACGAATTTAGAACTTCTTCAAGCCGGAATTTTAACGATATCAGCGTATAAACAAAAGAAGATTGCCGAGATTTATTTCAAATTCGATGAAGCGATGGACCAAATTTTTTCTAAATATCCAAAGTCTGAACCTTTTTCTTGGCCGATTTTGGTTCCTCAGGCGAGACAATGGATTTCGGCAAACTCTCTCGAAAAGGAGAATCTCAAATCTTCTCTTGTGGCTCTCGTTAGTGAATCTAAAAGTCAAGAGGATGAGGATATTACGGAACTTGCAAATTCCATTTTGAATAAATCGAATCGATATGAATTTTTCTGCGGAATATGCAAAAGAATTAAACGGAAACTGATTTTTCAAATCGAAAGCAATGCAAAGACGAATGTTAGCGTTCTTTATCAAGAATTGGAATCGATAAAGATCGATTTTCCTGCTTTTCAGGAGTAAATTATGGATAAATTATCGGGAATAGAGTTTCCTACAGTTGGCAAAAGAGTTTTTCCAGAAGATTGGAAGAAAGAGCAAGAATCAAAAAGTCAGGAAATTATCAATCGGGATTTCGACGCTTTTGGAGCCGGAATCGATCGTGGTGGAAATATAGCAATCGGTTCTGCAGCAAATAGAGTTGATTTGACTGATTTACTAGTTGCTTACGACGAAAGCGGCAAGCGGATTGAAATCCCGCCTACGGCGGAAATCCAAGTTCCAAATAATTCTTCTTGCACGATTGTAGTTCGTCATAAGTTTCAAGAAACTGAATATACTAACCCGCTGAATCTTCCCAATGACGGTCCGGTTATTTGGAAAGACAACTCTTACGAGATCCTGGCGCGACAAGGTGCTCTTGTTGTCGGAGATGTTGCACTCCGGGCAATTTCTACCAATTCTTCCGGAGTTGTAACTTTAGGAAACGATCTCCGCGTTTATCGCGGACTCAAAGGAAACCGGATTCAAAACAACGAAGTCTCGGAAGAAAAACAAGCATCTTTGGTAAAGACCGGTTTGGTTACTGATCTACATTTGGATATTATAACTGGAATTAACCCTGATATAAATAATCCACTTAAATTCGTAAAAGCGATCAACCAAGTTTATCTTGTTCTTAAGAATTTTATGGATACAATTTTTAAACAAGAGAAGAAATATTTAGGAGAGATGTTTTGGATGGATGAACTGCGAAGTCCTTCCAGCGATTTTCCTGCATTTTGTTTGGCTTCCGCTGATCAAGTTATCAATGCAACAGGAACAGGGGGAATGCCGGATTTAGTTTCTTATTGGTTGAATAAACCGCTTCGTTACGATCCTCTTGGTGCAAATGTGACTGATTTTGATGCGATTAGCTATACAATTGCGAGTAACGTGTTAACGATTACTTTTGCGAATACGACGCCTTGTCAAAAAATGATCAATGCTCTGGCGGAAGAAAATTTAGTCCACGGTTCTTTTACGAATTGGATAACAGGAACTCTTCTCCAAACGATTGGCGGAGTGCCCGCAAATGCAACTTTGGCCATCTCAGCTTTATCAACCTCAAGTAGGACGATCAGTTTTACCTGCACTGCCGCCAATTCTAGTGGATCTCTTTCCGGGGTAAAGTTACGATTTTACAAACATAGATTACCGGATGCGGCTGGAACGACCGTCACGAATCAAGTGAGGCACTTTGCAATGCAGGGAAGAGGATTCGTTTCTGTGATGGATTCCGACAGTGAATGGATCGGTGGTTTGAGAAGACGAGATCGATTTCAGGGGCACTGGCATTCAGTTACAGGTATTTCAGCAGATCTGATACATCCAGATGGATATTCCGGGCCCGGTACTTCTCTAATTGGACAAGGACCAGTAACAGTATTGAATCCTATCACAGACGGAACCAACGGAACCCCTCGCACGGGAAAAACAACAGATGCTCGCGGACTTTCCGCGTTTCCCTATGTGTTTGCAAAAAGGGTTCTGTAAATAAAGTGTGAGCTATGTAAACATATTTGTTTGCATAGTTCGCTAAAATTGGTTTCCCTTTCGGGAAGTTTTATCGATTAGCATTACTGATTTTTATCGAGTAAAACATCCTAATAAAAGCGTTTGCTTTTAAGATAAGTATATTGCAGATTTCAAGTTTTTTATGATTCATACTGCAACAAATGAATTGTTTTTGATTTCCGATTTTACATTCGGATAATAATTGTGTTTACTACACTAGGCTTATTTTATTTGCTTTCTATTGACAACCTATTATAGAAAAGAAACTGAATAGTTTTTCGGAACGAAAAAATCGAATTAAGTTTGTGTTCTTCAAACGAACTTATTAGTTTTAATCGCACCTGTTCTATCGGAAACAAAACATTATTTCAATATGCTCGCCATTTTAATTTCCAGCACATTATCTTTGTATTTATTTATATCTTTTGGAACCGTAGTCGAAAAAATTACGAAAATAAAAATTCAATTTACCGATAGAATTTTTATTGGTCTCGCCGTAACAAACACATTCGTGTCTTTTTTATCGTTATTCTTTCCGATTTCCGGATCGGTATTGCTTATTTTTTTGGTATTCGGTTCTATCATCTTATATTTTTCAAAGGAAAGATTAAAGTCGCCGACAAACGGTCCAGTTCATAAAATTTTCGTAATTATTCTTGCAGCTCCTATTATCTTGATCGCATTAATTTTCTCCCTAAATCCCCCTTTAGCGTATGATTCAGGACTCTATCACATTCAGTCTATAAAATGGATCGAAGAATATTCCGCCGTGCCGGGCCTTGCCCATATTCATGGGCGAATTGGTTTTAATCCGAATGTATTTACGGTTTTTGCGCTTACTTCCTTAATGAATATTTTTAATCAGGAAATATTCTCCGTTAACTTCACTATTTATTCAGTATTAGTATTACATTATATATCTAAGATTCGTGAAATTTTGAAACAAGAAGGATTTACGAACTTATTCCTCCTAAATCTAATCGTATTCGTCGCAATCTTGGATCAGATTACCGATGTTTCATCACCAACTCCTGATCTTATTTCAATAGTATTTCCTTTATATATTTTGACGAACCTGCCGCGAAATACGAGCATCAACGCAGATTTGAATTTGAAAGATTACATTCCGACTATTATCTTATCCACGTATACAATCAGTGTTAAACTGGCAACGATTCCTCTTTTTTTATTGGTTCTCATTTTGATCGTCAATTTTAGAAAAGAAAGAGGTAAGTTATTTTGGATATCATCGAGCGTAACTTTAATTCTTTTACCTTGGCTGATTCGCAATTTGATATTAACTGGTTATTTGATTTATCCCTTTCCATCGCTCGACCTTTTCAATTTTGACTGGAAGCTTCCCATAGGGGAAGTGATTTCAGAAAAATCAGCAATAACGGGTTGGGCGAGAAATCCAGGAGAGGGGTATTATGAAGCTTCTCAAATGAATTTACAAGAATGGTTTCCAATTTGGTGGAAAAAGATAACTACATTCTATCGATTTCTTTTTTCTGCGGCGATTTGTTTTCCTTTGTTTGCCTTCATTCTTAATTTTTTCAAAAAAATAAAATTAGATTTTCAGACTTCTGTAATTCTTTTTGTTTCTTGGGTTGGTGTGATGTTTTGGATTTGCATAGCTCCCGATTTAAGATTTGGAAGAGCATTTCTTACCATCGCAGCCATTTCACCTCTCTTTTATTTAAACTTTAAGATCGATTTTCTTTGGATACGTGTACCGAAATACTTATCAAAAGGTATTGTGGTTTTATTCTTAATTTTAACTTTCAGTTTGCTAATGAAGGGAAAAGTTTATGCTCGATCTAAGCGATTCATTGCAGAAAATTATACTCTTCTGCTTCTTCCTAGAAAAATCGAAGTTCCTCAGAATTTGGAATTCAAAATAATTAAAATCAAGCATTTAGAATTTTTCATCCCTGTAGAAGGAGATCGATGTTTCGATCATAAGATTCCATGTATGCCCTATACTGATTATTCTTTTACTTTAAGGGGTTTTACTCTACAATCAGGATTTAAGAGTGTTCGAAATTGATAACACACAAATAAAAAAGGCGATGATTTCTCATCGCCCCTTTTGAATCAGATTTCTGATTGATTGAATTACTGTTGTGGAGCGGAAGTCGCGAAACGGAAGGTAACTCTTCTGTTTTTAGCGTCTTTTGCATCCAAACCGGAAACAGGCTCGGAAGAACCGGCGCCTTTTGTAACGATACGGTTTGCAGGAATTCCTTGTTTAATCAGAGCTTGTTTAACTGCGTTTGCGCGAAGTTCGGAGTAAAAGATATTTCCTTTTTTGTCTCCTTCAGCTTGTTCAGGACCGATCGCATCGGTGTGTCCTGTGATTTCGAGAGCGTAGCTGTCAGGAAGTTTTCCAAGACCTTCTTTGATCACTGGAGCATTTACTTTAGACCACTCGCTGAAATCTCCCGCGTTCACGTCCGCTTTTTTGTAGCTGAACCCTGGACGAGTTAAACCGTCCGGATATCTGAATTCTTTCAGTTTTTCGTTCAGAGAGTCTGCGATTGCTTCCGGAGAATTAGCATCAACGCTTCTGTTGGCTGCTGCGCCTTGCTCTTGTTGAGACGGCTCAGGAGCGGCAGATTCCTCTTTTTTTTCAGCGGAGGAGCAAAGAGTGAATGAAAATGCAATTGCACCGAGCAGAATCAGATTCAAAATCTTTTTGACCATGTGTCTTTCCTTCCTTAGATCTAAGGGGTATTGGTTTCAGTGTGTCATAATAAGGCTTAGGAAGGAAAATGGAAACTGTTTTTTTAGAGTGCTAAAAACGCGTGAAGTAAAAATCTGGAATCCTTTTCTCAATTTCAATGAACTTAGAACTAAAAGCAGAGGTCGCGGAAGAATTCTCAGGAAATCGATTGGATCGGTTCCTGAAATTTTCTTTTGGGGACGAAGTATCCCGTGCATCCATCCAAAAATGGATCGAGTCCGGCTATGTCCGCAATCAAGATCAAAAAATTCACGATAAAAGTTCCTGGAAGGTCAAAACCGGCGAACAGTATTTCCTATCCATTCCTCCAAGACCTCCTCTCAACCTCGAACCCATCCCGATGGCGTTGCCCGTAATTTTAGAAAGGGAGAATTTTCTCATCATTCATAAACCTCCGGGAATCGCGAGTCACAGCGGGCCGGGAGATCGTTCTCCTAGTTTGGTAAACGGACTGCTCTATCACTTTAAGGAATTGTCCAAGGCAGGAGGAGAAGCGCGTCCTGGGATCGTACACCGTTTGGACAAGCCTACGGAAGGATTGATTCTTATCGCAAAAAACGATCGGGCCCACGGAAAACTTTCCGAGCTTTTCCGAAAGAGAGAAATCGAAAAGAAATACTATGCTTGGGTCCAAGGACATCCTCCGGAAGAAGAGGGAACCATAGACCTTCCGATCGCAAGACATCCGGTCGAGCGGTTGAAGATGACGATTTCTCCCAAAGGAAGAAGGTCGATAACTCATTACAAAGTTCTAAAATACATCAATTCGCGTTCGGGAAGAAAATTCAGTTTCGTGGATATCGGATTGGAGACCGGACGTACGCACCAGATTCGGATTCACTTTCAAAGTCAAAGATGTCCGATCGTCGGGGACTTGTTGTACTCAAGATCGGGTTCTCAGTACGAATCCTACGGATTGCAGCTTATCTCCTATCGTCTCAAATTCAAAGATCCGTTTACGGGAGAAAAGATCGAAGCCGATCTGCCCTTGACCGAACGGTTTCTCAGGTTTGAGAAGAATGCTCCGCTATTCTAAATCGAATTTTGCTTTGATCCTTTCGGTCCGGTAATACCGGGAAATGTTCTCTGTAATCTAGAATCGTTTTCTTTTGAGCCTTGTAAAAAAGAATCGTTTCGACTTCTTCCCCTGCATCGGTAAATTCTCCGTTAGGCGAAATTGCGAGAGAATGACCGTTGTGATGAACGCTTTTGTTGTAACCCGCGATTCCGATTCGATTCACGCCGAAAACGTAGGCCTGGTTTTCGATCGCTCTCGTTTTCAAAATCAATTCCCAATGGTGAATTCTAGGAATCGGCCAATTTGCGTGAACGGTAAAAATGTCCGTATCTCCGGCGACCCTGCGGAAGATTTCCGGGAAACGAATGTCATAACAGATAAACGGAGTGATTCTGAAACTGTTCAGGTCGTAGCTTACGATTTCGGAACCTGAGCTGTAGTGACGATCTTCTCCTCCGAACGTAAACGGATGAATTTTAGAATAACGTAATACGATTTCTCCGCTTGGACCGACCACGCTGACCGTGTTGAACGGTTTACCTTCTGGATTCTTTTGAATCCAGCCCGCGCAGACATAGGAATTGGTAGACTCGGCGATTTCTTTTAAAAACGTCTCGGTGGGTCCCTCGTTCGGTTCCGCGATTCTTTTCGATCTCATCGTAAATCCGGTCGCGAACGTTTCAGGAAGAAGAATCAAATCCGGATTTTCATTTTTATTATTTTCAAGCGTAGAATGGATCAGCTTTCGTACGTGTTCGTAGTTCGCGTCTTGGTTTTCCCAAGAAAGATCGCATTGTACAAGAGCGACGTTGAGTTCACCTGGCTTCAAAGGATTCTTCTCCCGAATAAAATCGTCTTAATCATAAGACCGTTTCGAAATAGGTTTTCGGGGCGGCTTTCGGAGAAAAATTTTTCGATCGTATATCGTTCCATCGGATTCTGAAAATTGACTCGAGTTTGTTTCTCCGAAACCGGGCTCTCGGCTCCAGTCAATAAATTGCAAAGTCGGTTCGAAAAACTTCGTCTTTGATCGGAGGCAATTTATTGACTCCGCCTCCATCCCTGCCGCGTGAAAGCGCGGCGCTGAGTTCAACGAACAAAGTGAGTGGCTGCGTAGTATTTTAATATCGTTCCTTTATTGCGACTACAAAGACCTATTTTCATTCTTCCGAATAAACGGTTTCTTGGCAACCTTATGAAACTTAGGACGAATCGTGATTTCCGTAAAACCTAAATTTTCCGGGCCCGAAAGCGTATATTCGAACGCACTCAGAATTTCCGAAACGTTCAAGTAAGAATTCGGATCTTCGTCCTTCTCGAAGTCCAAACGATCGTAAAAATCCGTGTCCGCAATATCCGGATTGATGCTGATCAATTTGACTCCCGCCTTGCGGATTTCCTCGAATAAATTTAATCCGAAATGACGAAGCCCGGCCTTGGTTCCGGCGTAGGCGGCGCCGCGCACGGATTCTTTCATCGCGGCGATGGAATGGATCTGAAAAATCCATCCTTGATTTTTTTTTAAGTCGCGTAAGAGCAGTTTGGTGATCAAAATCGGGGAAACGAAATTTACGAGGAGCATCTCCTCCAATTCCCGAAACGGAATCTCTTCGTGGGGAGAGAAGTTTCCCAGACCAGCGTTGTTCACCAGAATTTTCAGAGGCGGTTCCTCTTTTAAAACATTCAATAATTCGAATTCGATTTTTTTTGTATCGGAAAGATCCAGCGTCAAATGACGATAAAGCTTCGATTCTTTCAAAAGGGAAGAGTCGGGTTCCGTTCTCGCGATTCCGACGACTCTGTAACTTTTATCGATTAGAAATTCGCAGATCGATTTTCCGATTCCTTTGGAAGAACCGGTTACGATCGCCAAAGAGCCGTTTGGCGGTTTTTCGGTTTTCATTTCGATTCCATCTCGCTTGCAACCAGTCTGTGAATTTTTTCCCGAACAACAAAGGATTCCAATTCTTTTTCGACGATCGAAAACATTTCCCTTTCCAATTCTTCCGGATAGGATTTTACTCCGGCGTGATTATCCATCGGAAGATAGAATAGATAAGAATCCGGTCTTCTCTTTTTAGAATTCTTAAAGTAATCCGAGTTCATCCGAAATACGCCCAAACTGACTTCTCTCAGTTTCTCTCCGGGGATTTCCGCAAAGATCTTTCGAACGAAATCAGGATAGATTTCGCGCCAATGGGGAACGTTTAAGATCGGGTCCAGACAAAGTCTCACTTGCCAGCCAGCATTCAACGCTTCTTTGATATTTTTCAGACGGGACGAAAGTCTCGGAGTCAATGGTTCGTGTTCGGCGACGACAAAATCCGGGGAAAGCGTCCAAGCAAGAATGACGTTGGGAGAAGGTTTTAGATCGGCGATGGATTTGAAGTTGGCGCTTTTGGTTCGGATTTCCACGATCAGATTCGGTTCCGTTTCTGCGAACGCAATCCATTCTTTACAATATCCTAATGTGTTTTCGAGCGCTAATAGATCGGTATCGTACGAAATACAGAGATACAACGGTTTGGAAAGTTTGAGCTGTTCCTTCGTTTCTTGTATGTATTCCTCGTTGTTTACGAAGACGACTAAATTCGCGGAAGAATACATTCCCTGAAGATAACAATAGGAACAGTTATAAAGACAATTCAACACGAGCGCGTTGTAATAAAAGAATTGATAACCGAAGTCCGGCGCCACTCCCGATCCGGAATATAAAAACTGTTCCTTGCGTTTTGCCAGAATCAGTTTCGGACTTCTTTTTTGGGCCTGAAAATTCTGTGCGGAAGGGTTGAACACTTCTTTGTAAGAATCGATGAGGATCACGTTCGAATCGGGAAACTTGGAAAGAATTTCCGACGTCCTCCGGTGATTCTTTGCGGATTCTTCCACATAGATATGAGAGAATCGTTTAGAACTGATAAAATTTTCGGAGCGCATTCAGTCCCTTCTTTCCTTCTTCTCTCGTTTTGACCTGCGTTTGGTCTGCATCGAAAATCCCGTTCGTGTTTTTTAAAAATGCAAGTCCCGGTTCGCAGGAATTACCGGTTCTAATTTTATATCCGATCATCCAATCTTTCAACTGAATCGCTTCGGTTTCGGATAAACGAAGCATGTCGCTCATTTCGTTGAATGCGAAATTCTCTTCCGGTTGTAAGCGGACTTCTCCGCTTGCGGAAACCGGAATGGAAAGAATCGTTTGAACCTTAGGGATCGATTCCGCGATCAATTTCGAAATTCGATCCGTTGCGGATATTCCTTCCGAAGATTCAAATTTCGTAAAATGATCGGAAACCGTTTTTACGATCCTGATTTTGTCGCCGGTGAAGAATTTCCGCGCGGCCTGGAAAAAACCGAACGCTTCCATATCGACTAACGTGTTCGGGAGTTCCTTCGTCTCGTTTTCAAAAACCGGTCGATCCGCGGTAATCAAGGAGGATTCCGAGACGGAATGTCGAAAAAGAATATCGGGATAAACGCTTTTTCCCGATCCTTGATCGGTGATCTTATGGATCAAAAAAGATTCTCCGATTTCGAACAACGGCTTCGGGGCGCCGCAGATTCCCAGATTTAAGATCCAGGAAGATTCTCCGATCGAAGTTTTGAATTCGTTTAATAAAAATGCGACGGACATAGCGGAATAAATTTTTCCCATTCCGGAAACGACGAGAGTATAATCCTCGT
Proteins encoded:
- a CDS encoding LIC10183 family protein is translated as MIDFANDPTRFGDLVLDSSDDDLLSDGNAVRVVLSEVREMFEMTVGDDIDYPEIYSRQRIALNSTEYADQAARIRDAERILKLHPLVDPRSIDVSLDVESRIVVDFRLKTGESIKGILMK
- a CDS encoding baseplate J/gp47 family protein; the protein is MNLNITKEQVLADHLQSVKASGVFKNHTFSPTSKTFSILRAVSNAVFLFIDTDLVSVQKAIHPHTAEDDALHEHLIRRGMQWKPALPSIIKVRIGSSVQSVVDRQIPQSLIVTTAGNEDQRVRFFLQESLVLPAGVAADAQGKFTIEALVQCTIDGPIGNVVSGSINTIENPPDGIDYVSNIEISPVQQGQYRETRTSVRARLQNAEGVSSKWTPAWYIGEAETFSFVKRAIFKSAKTLKTDGEVKVLLQGTVGPLTSAQLIQVGDHFNSEENDPGGVAHVIVDNISETLINKTVTVKFSSSDTIPSQVVLDQIKDEYFLSLSEGQDFVDAQLKALYQSLPNCIDVEFNPLGNVDVPAGSLANAGPGFQVIGAVYV
- a CDS encoding LIC_10190 family membrane protein, which gives rise to MLAILISSTLSLYLFISFGTVVEKITKIKIQFTDRIFIGLAVTNTFVSFLSLFFPISGSVLLIFLVFGSIILYFSKERLKSPTNGPVHKIFVIILAAPIILIALIFSLNPPLAYDSGLYHIQSIKWIEEYSAVPGLAHIHGRIGFNPNVFTVFALTSLMNIFNQEIFSVNFTIYSVLVLHYISKIREILKQEGFTNLFLLNLIVFVAILDQITDVSSPTPDLISIVFPLYILTNLPRNTSINADLNLKDYIPTIILSTYTISVKLATIPLFLLVLILIVNFRKERGKLFWISSSVTLILLPWLIRNLILTGYLIYPFPSLDLFNFDWKLPIGEVISEKSAITGWARNPGEGYYEASQMNLQEWFPIWWKKITTFYRFLFSAAICFPLFAFILNFFKKIKLDFQTSVILFVSWVGVMFWICIAPDLRFGRAFLTIAAISPLFYLNFKIDFLWIRVPKYLSKGIVVLFLILTFSLLMKGKVYARSKRFIAENYTLLLLPRKIEVPQNLEFKIIKIKHLEFFIPVEGDRCFDHKIPCMPYTDYSFTLRGFTLQSGFKSVRN
- the loa22 gene encoding OmpA family outer membrane lipoprotein Loa22, which gives rise to MVKKILNLILLGAIAFSFTLCSSAEKKEESAAPEPSQQEQGAAANRSVDANSPEAIADSLNEKLKEFRYPDGLTRPGFSYKKADVNAGDFSEWSKVNAPVIKEGLGKLPDSYALEITGHTDAIGPEQAEGDKKGNIFYSELRANAVKQALIKQGIPANRIVTKGAGSSEPVSGLDAKDAKNRRVTFRFATSAPQQ
- a CDS encoding RluA family pseudouridine synthase, whose translation is MNLELKAEVAEEFSGNRLDRFLKFSFGDEVSRASIQKWIESGYVRNQDQKIHDKSSWKVKTGEQYFLSIPPRPPLNLEPIPMALPVILERENFLIIHKPPGIASHSGPGDRSPSLVNGLLYHFKELSKAGGEARPGIVHRLDKPTEGLILIAKNDRAHGKLSELFRKREIEKKYYAWVQGHPPEEEGTIDLPIARHPVERLKMTISPKGRRSITHYKVLKYINSRSGRKFSFVDIGLETGRTHQIRIHFQSQRCPIVGDLLYSRSGSQYESYGLQLISYRLKFKDPFTGEKIEADLPLTERFLRFEKNAPLF
- a CDS encoding carbon-nitrogen family hydrolase translates to MKPGELNVALVQCDLSWENQDANYEHVRKLIHSTLENNKNENPDLILLPETFATGFTMRSKRIAEPNEGPTETFLKEIAESTNSYVCAGWIQKNPEGKPFNTVSVVGPSGEIVLRYSKIHPFTFGGEDRHYSSGSEIVSYDLNSFRITPFICYDIRFPEIFRRVAGDTDIFTVHANWPIPRIHHWELILKTRAIENQAYVFGVNRIGIAGYNKSVHHNGHSLAISPNGEFTDAGEEVETILFYKAQKKTILDYREHFPVLPDRKDQSKIRFRIAEHSSQT